Within Telopea speciosissima isolate NSW1024214 ecotype Mountain lineage chromosome 8, Tspe_v1, whole genome shotgun sequence, the genomic segment ATGGGTAGGAACCCTTTTCTGGTTTCAAGTTATGAATTTTCTAAAGCTTATCTGACACTTGTGATGGTGGGTGCAGATGAGAAGAAACACGCCGAGGCTTACCTAACACTTGTGCGACTCTTTGAAACGATCCATATTGACAACATGAAGATCCTTAAAGCATTGATTTACGCTAAAGATGATCTGCAGCCGCTTTATGAAGGCTCCACCAAGAAAAGggtttttactctctctctctctctctctctctctctctcttgctcatAAACACAACtgaactagggctgcaacagggtcgggtttgGCTGcactttataaaaccctagcccagccctaagtccccttagctgggcccaggcccgactcGATCCTGACTCGAGGTCAAAAAATCTAACTCTGACCAGCCCTCAGGGTCAGGCCGGACTGACCCTGACTGGCCTGATCAtgaggagggggaaggaaatgcatggactggaatgggctagggagaaaattatcaattttacgtaatatattatatcagtatatattttatatagttTGCTTTGTATGCAAAATAGGTTGGTGTCGAAGTGTTGAGGAGGAAAAATGTGCTACTACTGATATCGGACATGGATATCTCCCAAGAAGAGCTATCGATTCTGGAGCAGATGTACAAAGAATCCCGGGACCAGCCATCAAGGCCAGAATCTCAGTATGAAGTGGTATGGTTCCCAATTGTAGACAGGACTTTGCCATGGACAGAAGCGAAACAGAAAGAATTTGATCGATTGCAGTCGAGGATGCCATGGTACTCTGTACACCACCCTTCCTTGATCGACCCTGCTGTAATTAGGTACATTAAGGATGTGTGGCACTACAACAAGAAGCCCATTTTGGTGGTGTTGGATCCACAGGGCAGGGTCGTCAGCCCTAATGCCCTTCACATGATGTGGATCTGGGGAAGCCTTGCTTTCCCTTTCACCAGCATGAGGGAGGAAGCCCTCTGGAAAGAAGAGAGCTGGAGACTAGAACTTTTAGTTGATGGCATCGATCAAAACATTCTCAATTGGGTAATTAAACACCATTACTTAATAATAACTGATCAGAGTAACTCCCTATTCTCCTTCTTAAAACTTACACTTCCATGAATCTTGATATAACAGATAATGGAAGATCGATTCATTTGCTTGTATGGAGGAGAAGACATGGATTGGATAAAGAAATTTACGACGGCGGCACGAGCGGTGGCGCAGGCAGCCCGTATCCCTTTCGAGATGGTGTACGTGGGGAAGAGCAACCCAAGAGATAAAGTGAGGAGGAACATACAAGTCATCACCAATGAAAAGCTGAGCAGTTGCTGGCCAGACCTCACATCAATTTGGTTCTTCTGGATCCGGTTGGAGAGCATGTGGTACTCAAAGATGCAGCACGGGAAGACTATTGAGAATGATCGTATAATGCAGGAGATTGTGACCATGCTTACCTTTGATGGTAGCGAGCAAGGATGGGCGTTGATCAGTAAGGGTTCTGGAATAGGTAACATGGCAAAAGCAAAGGGGGAGATGATCTTGACCTGCTTCCAGCTGTATGATAAGTGGAAGGATTTAATAGACTCAAAGGGTTTTATGCAGGCAGTGAATGATCAGCTGCAAGAGCAGCACACTCCACATCACTGCAGTCGCCTCATACTGCCGGGAACCGTCGGCCAGATTCCAGAAATGGTGGTCTGTGCTGAGTGTGGCCGCCCTATGGAGAAGTTTCTTATGTACCGTTGCTGTACCGATTAGCTGCGCTCTCCACCGGAGTCATCGTTGCCTTCCTACCACTCGGACTATTATTACAGCTATTATTACTACTGCTACTGCCGTTGCCGCTGCTACTGCTACGGAGGTTATACGGCGATACGTTATAGTATTGATATAATTGTGTGACGGTAATTAATTAATGGGATTAGATGGATTTGagctaaaattttcttttttttaatactttaaGTGTGAGGATCGTACTTGTGCTGTAATAATTAATAGATTATCAATAATTAATGATATTCTTATTTACTAATATTATGTTTGTCATGggtttttttgccctttttggtAAACACATGGTCAAACAACAcgacaaaatcccaaaatctATCCTAAGCGGATTGCTTGTCCAAGTATGAACAGTTTAGTCAACTCCTTTGAATggagttattttatttttagatctTAGACTCTAATCTAAGTGCTccctattccttttttttttttttttttttttgtcttacgAATATTGAAAAAGATCTTATGCATCCGGGCAACTGGGTTGTATGTGCCACACCAGGCTCGAGGTGGTGCGCTTCGACCACCTTACCCTTATTCGGGCAAAGCGCTTGGACAGAGATAAGcggatctagatcctctattGCCTAGCTACCCAGCAAGGCAGTGCTacccagacacggtgctgcgcgcaaagatcgccttacccccacttaggcaaggcgtttgggcagggataaggcaGACATTGGGCATAagaccgtgtctgggcagcacggtcctaccgggtagctcggcagtagaggatccaaatccgagGTAAGCGCACCGCCTTGAGTttggcgctgcacatgcagtcGGGCTATCCGGATGCAAAGGATCCAGGTCCATATAGGACAcaattttttcttaaaaaaccAGTAAAAAATCACTGCACTCACACTAAGAAGACGAAttagagatagagatagagattattttagacttttttttttttttttggggtaaagagAGATTATTTTAGACTTAATGATGTACCATTGTTAACTTGgaagacttctttttttttgccaaAACTTAAGAAGGTTTATCTatattcaaaccaaaaaaagttacAAAATACAATTTATTACCTTACCATTTTACCCATCATACAATGACATTCCATATGGTGGTCTAATGTTGTAATTTCACAAGTCACAATATATGGTGAACCTCCTTTTTTATTATCACAGCACATGTAGGATCGGCCGCCACCATCCTTTTTCGTAAAAAGGTCATGTGTATTaagtaaagaataaaaaattaaaaaaaaacaatttttaagaTGATTAAATAACACAAAACCCCCTAACCCCACCTATGTCAATGCCATCAACAGAGTTGAGGGCAAGCAACAGAACAAAATTACAGACTCTGCAACCGATATCTCAATCTACGTTGTGCATCCATTAAGAGTTCGTCTTGCACTAAAGGCAGTAAATAAGGAGAATTGGTAGACAAGGAATGTTTAGCAGCAACCTTGGCCAAGAAATCTGCTATGGGGTTAGCTTTCATCGTACAGAAGATAAATGGGTCTGAAGATAACTCCAGTTTTGATAAACAAACCATAGAATAGATTTACCATATACTGCAATTACCACTGCAGTGGAGTCGCACTGAATCCAAAGATTTTGAATGCCCATCTCCATAGCTACTGCAATTCCTCTCATTATAACTTTGAACTCAGCCTCATAGTTagaacaaaaccccaaaaaaatattgaaagcaATTATTACTCTGGGACGAGAGTCACGAATAATATCGTCTCCACCAGCACGACTCGGGTTTCCAATAGAATACTCATCCACATTTAATTtaaaccaaggaaaaaaaaactcataccAAAAAATCTCAAGGACTGTTGATGGTTTCGTACGAGTTCTAGGGATACCCAGACATCTAGAGCAAAGAAAATCATTGATAGAACTCACCCGACCCTAGCTCACAGGAACTTGTTCTTTTAAAGCTCTAATTATTATACGAACAATTAAATCTACTCGCCGAAATTTACCTTCAAACCGTCTTGCATTCCTTTCCctccaaataaaaaaggaaacaacaCCAAACCCGCATGCCATACGTCTCTCAAAACCTGATTTCTAGTCTTGCGCTTCCACCAAACCACCGCTACCATTGCCACCATCACcgtcgccaccaccaccaccttgcCATCACTTCCACACCACCTCCGCTGCCAcctttcccaaagaaatatagagaatctattctcaaaaattaaactatcaaatggatctctttttattcttgaaatatttcatattaattcaaccaaaacaattttaattttttaaccaaaagtctttttgttgactatttcatgaaatcaatctgaaattgaaatagaaattattcCAAATTTGGCCTTAAGGAATAAAAACATTCTAAAgtaatttacatgtaaattgaaatagaaatcataccaaatctggccttAAGGAATAAAAACATTCTAAAGTAATTTACATGATTTAATCAACTACAAAAACATTAGAGAACATATCActtcttaaaataaaaactaaactgTTGAATAAATGGGTTCACCTATTAACATCAATATCAAAGCAATTAATAAACGATTTACTGGTTCTGATTTCAATGGTTCAATTCGGTTTCAATAAATAATTTCtgagaaggagaggaaaaatATACATCTTAAGGAGAGAatgagaaaataattaaaagtttaaaaacaaaaaataaaaataaggaaaaaaaaggctAACCGGTCGCATGGTTAGCATGGttcctacacctagacacaaaccaatgcctttgtgcACGAAAAGTCCATTCATCACTAATTAACTATAAAACTGCATTCATTAATCACCATGCTAGTGGAAGGATTACACAACCGATTAACATTCTCTTGTCCAATAAATAATTatagggttgatgttctctgtacCGCAGCACAGGCTTTGCCCAAATACATGAGGTGTGTACTTGTCATTAAGGGGCATGGCAGTCATTTTGTCCCCCATGCGTCTGGGCCCAGCAGCGCACAGGGAACATTTCGCCATAACTATGACTATCAGTTGTCAAAATGTTGATGGCAAACGGATTTTTCCAAACTTAAAACCATGATTGGAGAAGTGAGAGCCATCCAAACCTAATAAAATTGGTTGGGGAAAGAATGTAATGCCTAACCCTCGGAGCACGTTAAGCATATGTGTTTGGGCCCTAcaatactctttttttttggtacattGGGCCCTACAATACTTAGCCAATGCCAATTTGGGTTACAGGAGTGGAGTCACTCAGAAgcagggttgtaaacggatcggattcagctcggatggtgctatatccacatccgcatTCGATTTGCTATCGAACGGATTCGgttagtgctaaacggatacagatatggaaacggatcggatattttatctgtttacatgtaaatatagttttttcggatagttatagcctattcgtatccgcattcgtttagctttcgaatggattcggatagtactaaacggatacagacaccgATACGAAAATGAATTttaactattcatttacaccccctACTCAGAAGTCCCAACCCACAAATCGCCAATCAAGTCCCATAGATTGTAGAGAGTCAAGGACTCCCCTAATTAGCTCTGAAGCACCAGGGCTGCCATTATGCTACCAAACCGTCGTATGATACTATGATTTGTACATGGAGATGATCAGAATTGACGGATCCAAACGTTTCCTTTCCGTTCCTTAGGGCCCCAATCTTGAGAGACAATACTTATGATCTGTAAAGAAAGAACCTCGAAATTTGGGGAAGTGGGACCACTCTGCTTTGCCCCCTTTGCAAGCAAGGGAGCAAGGGAGTGGATTCAATTTAATTTGGctttattccaaaaaaaattcccctcCCAAGTCGAATCGAATCaccctctccctctcatcaataaaCCCTAATGCCAACCCCACCACCACGAAATGAATGGAGCCATCTTTCCCTCTTTTTAACGACTATATATATAGAGCTGGCCGGTGCTACTTCTCCACTCACATTTAGAACCGAACACTCACTTCTCACCTTCTTCTCCGACTTAATTGGAAATACTGtgagagaatgaaagaaagaataagattTTCTTTGAGGAAGATGGCAATCACTCCTCCTACAGAACCTCAACAGCGACTGAATGTGCCGCAACCGCAGCAGGTGCAGCAGCAAGAGCAACAAATGACGcctcagcagcagcaacaacagcaagGAGATGTGATGCACGTCCCAacagctcctcctcctccccatcctCCCGTAGCTACTCTTACGAGGACGCAGTCCCAAGGATCGATGAGAGATGGACCCCACATGTCCACTACCTCCGACGACAATGTGATGATGAAGCAGATCCTGGACACCCACTCTCACGACGGCCAGGAGACGGTCGACGTGAAGCCTCTTCTCCAACTCATCGAGAAAATCCTCCAGCGCTCCAGCTCCACCACTACTCTCCAAGGCGCCCTCCCTCAACATGTACTTTTCTCGCTTAATTACGCTTTTACGTTCTTACTGATTTCTAtataacaataaataataatttgCCTAGGACCGGATTTCTTCGCAGATGGATAGCTTGGAAGAGAAGACCCAACAGGAAGCTTTAGTCGGCAAGCTTGAAGCATTGTCTTCCACCATACATAAAATCTCCTGCGAGGTTTGGTTTGAGCATACTCTAATTGCATGGTTCGATCAGATCAAACATGAGATatacttttaattaattaattaattaatggcaGATATCGTGCACATGCTCGGGGGGAGGTGACGCACACTCAACCACGGTGGTACTGTTTAACACGCTGTCGAGGTACACATGGGATGCGAAGATGGTTCTTGCCTTGGCCGCTTTTGCAGTCAATTACGGGGAGTTCTGGTTGGTGGCGGAGTTCTACTCGACTCATCCATTGGCAAAGTCCATAGCGCTACTGAAGCAATTACCGGACGCATTAGAGTGCTCCGATTCGCTGAAGCCTAGATTCGAAGCACTGAAGAGCCTTATCAAAGTAATGGTGGACGTGACAAAGTGCATTGTCCAATTCAACGAGCTGCCACGAGAGTATATCTCCTCCGACCGACCTCCGTTTTCGGTGGTCTCCGGTCATATCCCCACAGCTGTTTACTGGACTGTCAGAAGCGTTGTCGCCTGTGCTTCCCAGATAATTAGCCTCATTGGCTTGGGTGACGAGTATGTCATTGTCTGTTCTCTTCGTCTCTTCTTTCGTTTATTAACTCTTTCTGATCAATTGCCCATGTTTGTTAACACTGTCACTGACACGAAGGTACATTCCCTCGACCACTGAAGCTTTGGAGCTGTCAAGCTTAGGGCACAAGGTTAATAACATTCATGAAAGCTTTCTAAAGCAACTCGCTCTTTGCTATCAGCACATTGGTGAGTGAGTGAATGAGTGAGTGAGTGCGAATAATGAATGTGTAGGAGCATGAATTCCAGAGTTAAATTTATGCATTTTCTTAATTTCCTtaaagtggtggtggtggtggtggtggtggtattgcaGAGGAGAAGAAACACGAACTTGTGCGACTCTTCGAAACGACCCACGATGATAATATGGAAATACTCAAAGCATTGATTAAAGCTAAAGAAAGTAATCCTCAGCTTCCGCTTCTTGAAGGCTCCACCAAGTCAAAGGTTTtcactttttctctctctcttaattctCAAACCCAAGAGTATTATGATTCTTAATTTAaggtttaattaattaattaagctgAATCATCAAAGactcacctctctctctctctctctctctctctctctttatatatatatatgtgtgtacTCTATAGATATATATGGGAGTGTTGAGGAGGAAATATGTGCTACTACTGATATCGGACTTGAATATCTCCCAAGAAGAGCTCTCGATTCTGGAGCCGTTGTACAAAGAATCCCGTGAGCAGCCAACAAGGCCAGAGTCTCAGTACGAAATGGTGTGGTTCCCAGTGGTGGATAGGACTCTGACAGGGACAGAAGCTAAACAGAGCGAATTATTTGATAAATTGCAGTCGAGAATGCCGTGGTACTCTGTGCACAACCTTTCCTTGATTGACCAGATTGTAATTGATTACATTAAGGATGTGTGGCATTTCAACAAGAAGCCCATCTTGGTGGTATTGAATCCACAGGGCAGGGTCGTCCACCTCAATGCCCTCCACATGATGTGGATCTGGGGAAGTCATGCTTTCCCTTTCACCAGCATGAGAGAGGAAGACCTTTGGAAGGAAGAGCAATGGAGACTCGAATTTCTAGTTGATGGCATCGACCAAAACATTCTCAATTGGGTAATTATAAACACAATTACTTATAACTAACATtaactcttctcttctccttcttcaaacTTACAGTAACAAACCTTGCTCCATATTGAATCTTGACATATCAGATAATGGAAGATCGATTCATTTGCTTGTATGGAGGAGAAGATATAGAATGGATAAGGAAATTCACAAAGGCGGCACGAGTGGTGGCGCAGGAAGCCCGTATCCCATTGGAGATGGTGTACGTTGGGAAGAGCAACCCAAAGGAAATAGTGAGGACGAACATAAACGTAATTACCACGGAAGAGCTGAGCAATTGCTGGAAAGATTTCAAATCGATCTGGTACTTCTGGATTCGGTTGGAGAGCATGCGGTACTCCAAGATGCAGCTAGGGAAGAGCATAGAGAACGATCACATAATGCAGGAGATCATGAGCATCCTCACCTTCGATGGTAGCGAGCAGCAAGGATGGGCGCTGATAAGTAAGGGATCCGCTAATATGGCCAAAGCCAAGGGGGACATGATCCTGAGCTGCTTCGAGCAGTATGATCAGTGGAAGGAAGAAGTAGACGTAAAGGGTTTTATTCCGGCATTCAATGATCACCTGCAAAAGCTGCACACCCCTCACCAGTGAAATCTTCTCATCCTGCAGGTCACTGTCGGCAGGATTCaggggatatatatatatatatggtggtCTGTGCAGAGTGTGTCCGCCCTATATACATGTGGAgaagcaatttggatcctctggaACCTTTGCTGTACCTATTTTAGCTGCTCTCCATCGCACTCACGGTTTACCACAGCTATTACCGCTACAGTTACGTACTGCTACACTATTCGGCCATTCCCTGACCCTATAGTATTgatattgtgtgtgtgtgtgtgtgtaattaATTAAGGAATTTGTTAATTAAGGGACAATGGAAAACGCCTATCCTTCGGACCCTGATCTTCTACGGCCCCACGGGCAGAGTGGTCAGAGCGGTGCACATACAGGTCGCCCTGCAATGACCGCTTTGCCCCTGtccgagcaccttgcccaagcgggggtaagacagtcattgCAGGGCACCCTATTTGTGCCCCGCTCAGGCCGCTCTGGGTAGGACGCCGTAGACGATCTAAATACCTATCCTTCCTTCTCTGGTGGATGTTTATCcgctgattttttattttaagtactTTAATAGGGTTTGCAAATGAACACCCTGCCCCATGTTGGATGCTTGACGCACACGCTCCATTTGGCCCCTGCATTGGCGCTCGATCATCGGCACCTATGTGCAGGTAAACGTACATGTGAGAAGTCACCACTTGTCCACCCCAAGGGGTCAGTTCAgctttttgtttccattaataCCCCTCCTCCCTTTGTAAATAGCAAAAATGGGATAGGTGGATACTTCTCACACGAACACGTACATGTAGAGGAACTAGACTCATATTGGCCAAGCGGCCAAGCAGCGTTTCTATTAATTGTCATGGTCGATGTCATGGAAAAAGCCTCCACATAAATTTTTGATCCAAACCACACATATCAGCTCCACCTATGTGGGAGAGTATTTATTTAggttctctccctctccctccccctccccccatgaAATTTTTATCGTCTTCATGCTCAGGGCATAGTCTCTGCTAACGCCTGCTCCACATCTatgctatgtttggtatgcattccaagaacgcataccaaacacagctctAGTTACATTGAGTTTTTATCTATAATTTTGacgagagaaaaaaaatgatacaaaTTTCGCTATTTATTATTGTCaacaaattttgtttttttgttttaaatgtcACAAAACATTTATTTTTCCATGTGAATAGATGATGTATCCATTCCAGCAGTCGGATAGGGAGGACACGGCCTAAATTAGCCACATGCCAAACTTAGAGTTTAATTCAGTCAGATAACTCTTTCTTGTATTAGTACACATTATTTGGTAATTGGTatccatgcatgtgtaccaaTACTCTATACATTATTGTGCACTCTCCCAACCCTCAATAGAAACAAACAGATTAGATTTAggaaaaatgttc encodes:
- the LOC122672059 gene encoding protein SIEVE ELEMENT OCCLUSION B-like, encoding MAITPPTEPQQRLNVPQPQQVQQQEQQMTPQQQQQQQGDVMHVPTAPPPPHPPVATLTRTQSQGSMRDGPHMSTTSDDNVMMKQILDTHSHDGQETVDVKPLLQLIEKILQRSSSTTTLQGALPQHDRISSQMDSLEEKTQQEALVGKLEALSSTIHKISCEISCTCSGGGDAHSTTVVLFNTLSRYTWDAKMVLALAAFAVNYGEFWLVAEFYSTHPLAKSIALLKQLPDALECSDSLKPRFEALKSLIKVMVDVTKCIVQFNELPREYISSDRPPFSVVSGHIPTAVYWTVRSVVACASQIISLIGLGDEYVIVCSLRLFFRLLTLSDQLPMFVNTVTDTKHIGDGGGGGGGGIAEEKKHELVRLFETTHDDNMEILKALIKAKESNPQLPLLEGSTKSKIYMGVLRRKYVLLLISDLNISQEELSILEPLYKESREQPTRPESQYEMVWFPVVDRTLTGTEAKQSELFDKLQSRMPWYSVHNLSLIDQIVIDYIKDVWHFNKKPILVVLNPQGRVVHLNALHMMWIWGSHAFPFTSMREEDLWKEEQWRLEFLVDGIDQNILNWIMEDRFICLYGGEDIEWIRKFTKAARVVAQEARIPLEMVYVGKSNPKEIVRTNINVITTEELSNCWKDFKSIWYFWIRLESMRYSKMQLGKSIENDHIMQEIMSILTFDGSEQQGWALISKGSANMAKAKGDMILSCFEQYDQWKEEVDVKGFIPAFNDHLQKLHTPHQ
- the LOC122672754 gene encoding protein SIEVE ELEMENT OCCLUSION B-like, producing the protein MAPPAPQQQQLMAQPLQQQQQQLQQQLDEMMQTPTATPPRPPIAAPRMQRQMRGERHMFTTSDDNVMMKQILATHAHDGREIDVKPLLQLIEEILQRSSTNALEGALHHPQVSSHMDSLDERIQQESFVGMLEALSYTIHKISCEISCKCSGGGDAHSTTVALFNTLSSFSWDAKVVLALAAFAVTYGEFCLVAELYSTHPLAKSIALLKQLPDIFEYSDSLRPKFEALKSLIQAMLNVTKCVVKFNELPPEYISADQPPMSVASTHIPTAVYWTVRSVVACASQIIGLIGLAHEYIPSTTEAWELSSLAHKVNNIHDHLLKQLALCYQHIDEKKHAEAYLTLVRLFETIHIDNMKILKALIYAKDDLQPLYEGSTKKRVGVEVLRRKNVLLLISDMDISQEELSILEQMYKESRDQPSRPESQYEVVWFPIVDRTLPWTEAKQKEFDRLQSRMPWYSVHHPSLIDPAVIRYIKDVWHYNKKPILVVLDPQGRVVSPNALHMMWIWGSLAFPFTSMREEALWKEESWRLELLVDGIDQNILNWIMEDRFICLYGGEDMDWIKKFTTAARAVAQAARIPFEMVYVGKSNPRDKVRRNIQVITNEKLSSCWPDLTSIWFFWIRLESMWYSKMQHGKTIENDRIMQEIVTMLTFDGSEQGWALISKGSGIGNMAKAKGEMILTCFQLYDKWKDLIDSKGFMQAVNDQLQEQHTPHHCSRLILPGTVGQIPEMVVCAECGRPMEKFLMYRCCTD